A window from Glandiceps talaboti chromosome 15, keGlaTala1.1, whole genome shotgun sequence encodes these proteins:
- the LOC144446717 gene encoding dopamine receptor 2-like yields the protein MTKGVQLDKGTTYAYKLLPDDTFTNFSINFTLQSHDSTANLSIFNGENTTSEPFTIKQPTLAAFLSVLSAIIVFGNTLVILAVYRERYLRTTTNCFIVSLAFADLLIGLVVVPFAIVNDTSGGNWQFGTLWCDIWHALDVLGSTASIMNLCVISLDRYWAVTYPMSYPTTMTKKIAAILISLVWLCSASISFPCIFWWKAVDPPTPSNVCLFTEDPKYLIISACVSFYIPTFIMIFTYYKIYRAASTQLRHIKHGTKRVNASPGAKSLNGEVELRIHRGGAAHAAYGKKSRPGVRRDAKGFVALTGRRLLSRISKEHKAAKMLGIVMGVFEVCWLPFFVSNNILWALCQADCVMAPHVVLPIVTWLGYFNSAFNPMIYARSSRGFKRAFKRILCTCLPKLSPYRKRAAINSTMDLYSVDSYVPETSCVPVMEDEERLTMSGSAIALNTYPLPHQYF from the coding sequence ATGACGAAAGGAGTACAGCTAGACAAGGGCACAACATATGCCTACAAGTTGTTACCAGATGATACATTCACAAATTTCAGTATAAATTTTACGTTGCAGTCTCATGATTCGACAGCCAACTTATCGATATTCAACGGAGAGAATACAACAAGTGAACCGTTTACAATTAAGCAACCAACCCTCGCGGCCTTTCTGAGTGTATTATCGGCCATTATCGTATTTGGGAATACTCTGGTTATCTTAGCCGTGTACAGAGAACGATATTTACGTACCACTACAAATTGTTTCATAGTTTCTTTAGCTTTTGCCGATCTTTTGATCGGATTAGTAGTCGTGCCGTTTGCTATTGTTAATGACACAAGTGGGGGAAATTGGCAGTTTGGGACCTTGTGGTGCGATATTTGGCATGCCCTTGATGTATTAGGCAGTACTGCATCAATTATGAATTTATGTGTGATATCGCTGGATCGATACTGGGCTGTGACTTATCCGATGAGCTATCCCACCACAATGACTAAGAAGATAGCTGCCATTCTTATATCTTTAGTATGGTTGTGCTCAGCATCTATCTCCTTCCCCTGTATTTTCTGGTGGAAGGCGGTAGACCCTCCAACCCCATCGAATGTGTGTCTCTTTACAGAAGATCcgaaatatttgataatttcagCATGCGTGTCGTTTTATATTCCAACATTTATCATGATTTTTACCTATTATAAGATATACCGTGCTGCATCGACTCAACTAAGACATATCAAACACGGAACTAAAAGAGTGAATGCTTCGCCCGGAGCGAAGTCACTCAACGGGGAGGTGGAGTTGAGGATTCACCGTGGCGGGGCGGCACATGCAGCTTATGGAAAGAAGTCTCGACCTGGTGTTCGGCGTGATGCTAAAGGATTTGTCGCACTCACAGGACGACGGTTATTGTCACGGATAAGCAAGGAACATAAAGCGGCAAAGATGCTAGGAATTGTGATGGGCGTTTTCGAGGTGTGTTGGCTGCCGTTCTTTGTATCCAATAACATACTCTGGGCACTCTGTCAGGCAGACTGTGTGATGGCTCCCCACGTAGTGCTACCTATTGTCACGTGGTTAGGATATTTCAATAGTGCGTTCAATCCAATGATATACGCCAGGAGTAGCCGCGGTTTCAAGAGAGCTTTCAAGCGAATTCTTTGTACATGTCTACCCAAACTCTCTCCATATAGGAAGAGAGCGGCAATTAATAGCACGATGGATTTATACAGTGTTGATTCATATGTGCCAGAGACGTCGTGCGTACCCGTGATGGAGGACGAGGAACGTCTAACAATGTCAGGTTCGGCGATTGCTTTGAACACATATCCATTACCTCATCAATATTTTTAA